Part of the Streptomyces sp. WMMC500 genome is shown below.
CGCGCCGTCCGCGGTGGTGATCTCGCCGTGCGCGGTGGTCACGACGTACGTGCGCCAGGACTGCTTGACCCCCCAGGTCAGCTTCCCGTCGGTGAGGTCGACGGCCGTGGGGCCGCCCGCCGCGCTGTCGGCCGCGGCGGGCAGGGCCAGCGCGACGGCGCCGAGGGCGGTCGCGGCGGCGATGGCTGCGGTGAGGCGCAGCGGGGTGACGGTCATCTCGCGGATCTCCTTGGACATGTCGGTGTGTCAGTCGGACGTGCCGGGCTTCCCGGCGGCATCGGTGGCTTCGGGGGCGGCCGGCGCGGCGGGCGCGTCGGGGCCGACCGGCGCGGTGGTGCGCAGCCGACGCCGGCGCACCAGGGCGTAGGCGACCAGCGCCGCGAGCAGCACGCCCGCTCCGCCCACGCCGAGCGGCACGGCGGGCGACGTGGACGACGAGCCGGCCGGCTCCGAGCCGGCCGCGGCGCGCGCCTCCTTCGCCGGCTCCGCCTGCCTCGGGTTCGGGTTCGGGCTCGGGTCGCTGCCCAGGTCGGGCAGGGCGGGCAGCCGGGCATCGGCGTCCAGCGCCACGGCGACGGACACCGGGTCCATGGCGGTGCCCGCCTCGTACATGCCGCCGAAGGCCCGCGCGCCCTCGGCGGTGAGCTTCGCCGGCGCCTCGGAGACGGAGACGAGGCCGTCCTTCGCCGTCAACCGCCCGGCCGTGAAGGTGACGACGGGGACGGCCCCGGCCGTGGTGCCGTCGTCGGCGACGTCCGCGACGAGCGTGCCCGTGCCGTCCTCGACGGTGACGGAGACCTCGCTGAGCCGCAGGTCGAGGCGCTCGCCGGTGAAATGCAGGGTGCCGGCGAAGCCGGCCTCCAGCCGCTGCTTCCGCGCGTCGTACGAACCCTCCGCGGCCCCGAAGCGGAACAGCGCGCCGCCGTCCTCCGCGCCCCCGCCGAGCCGCCAGTTCCCCTGCGCGACGGGGCCGGTGACGTAGTCGCGGAAGGTGCGGCGCACACCCCAGTCGACGGCGCCGTCCACGATCTCGCCGGGGGCGGCCTGGCGGCCGTTCCCGGCGAGATCGCCGGCGGAGCCGCCCTCGGGCTTCTCCGACGGCTCGGGATCGTCGTCGGAGCCGGCCGCGGGCGGGCGTACGTCGACGGACAGACTCACCGGGTCGAGTTCGGTACCGGCCGGGTAGTAGCCCGCGAAGGCGCGTTCGCCCTCGGCGGTGAGGGTGGCGCGCACGCCGTCGAGGGCGACGGGACTCCCGCCGCCGCGCATGTCGAGTCCGCCGAGGTCGAGATCGGCGAGCGCGGCCTGTGCCGAGGTGCTCATCCGCCCCGTCTCGCGGTCCTTGCTCGCGACGTCCGCGTGCAGGGTGCCGCGGCCGTCGGCGATGCGGACGGTGAAGCCGCGCAGGGTCATGTCGAGGCGGTGGGTGCCGTTCTCCTCGTGCCCGGTGAATCGCACGCCCCCGCCGAACGCGGCGGTGAGCGCGCCGGTCTCCGGGTCGTACGAGCCGGTGGCGGAGTGGAAGCGGAATCCGGAGGCGGCGCCGTCGAGCAGCGTCCACTCGCCCTGCGCGATGGGGCCGGTGACGTAGGTGAGGAACGACTCCTTGATGCCCCAGTCGAGCCGGCCGCCGTCCACGGTGCGCGCCGCCGCCTGCGCCGGCGGCGCGGCGGCGACGTCGGCGCCCACGGCAAGACCGCCGGTGAGCAGCGCGGCCGCGGCGGCGGCGGCGAACCTTCTGCCCGGCTGCAGGGTGGCGGCCAGGGCACGCAGGCGCCGCAGCATGGATCCCCTCCCGATCTGGTTTCTTAGGTGAGGCTAACCTAAGCTATCGCCGAGCAGGCCGGAAGCCCCCGGCCCTGCGACCCCTGGAACGCCGAAGGTGGAACCGGTGCCGCGAACTCCCCGTATCTCCCGGGCCCTTGCGGCCGCGGCCGCGCTGGCGGTCACCCTGGCCGGCTGCGGCGGCACCCCCGGCGCGGACTCCGGCGACGGCGGCACGGGCGGCGGTACGGGTGCCGAGGCGCCGGCCGATCGCGTCGAGCCGGTCACCGCGGAGGCCGCGCCCGAACTGCCCGTCACCGTGCCGTCCGCCGACGGGCGCGACGTCACGGTGACGGCGGCGGACCGGATCGTTCCGCTCAGCGGCTCGATCTCCGAGTTGGTCTTCTCGCTCGGCCTCGGCGACCGCGTCGTCGCGCGCGACGTCACCGCCACGTTCGCGCAGGCGAGCGACCTGCCGGTGGTGACGCAGGCGCACGACGTCTCCGCGGAGAGCGTGCTGTCGCTGGAGCCGGACGTGGTGCTGGCGGAGGAGACCACGGGTCCCGCGGAGGCCGTCGACCAGATACGGGCAGCGGGCGTGCCTCTCGTCGTCCTCGACCCCGCGCAGGATCTCGACGACGTCGGCAGCCGCATCGACGCGGTGGCCGCCGCACTCGGCGTGACCGACGAGGGCGCGAAGCTGCGCGCACGGACCGCGGAACGGATCGAGTCCGCCCGCCGGGACATCCCGTCCGGCGGCGGGAAGCCCCGGGTGGCCTTCCTGTACGTCCGGGGGTCGGCGTCCGTGTACCTGCTGGGCGGCGCGCGCTCCGGTGGCGTCTCGCTGATCGAGGCGGCGGGCGGCGTGGACGCCGGCAAGGAGTCCGGTCTCGGCAAGGACTTCACGCCGATCACGAGCGAGGCGCTGGCGAAGGCGGCGCCGGACGTGCTGTTGGTGATGACGAAGGGGCTGGAGTCGGTGGGCGGGGTCGACGGGCTCGTGCAACTGCCCGGCGTCGCGCAGACCCCGGCGGCGATGGACCGGCGGATCGCGTCGGTCGACGACGGCGTGCTGCTCAACTACGGACCGCGCACGGACGCGGTGCTGCGGAGCCTGGTGGCACAGATCCACGGCCCGGGCGAGGGTCGATGACCTCCTCGGCGCAACTGCCGCCGGGCGGCGCCGGGATCGGGGACGTGGCGAAGGAGCCGCCGGCGGACGGGCCGGTCGTCGCGGCGGACACCGGGAGTCCGGAGCCCGGGAAGCCGGGCACCGGGGAGCCGGACGAGGCGCCGCGCGCCCCGGCGCCGCAGGCGGCAGGCCGGGCCGACGGCACCGTGCCCGGTGCGGGCCCACGGACCGCCGCGGGCGGCCCGCGCCCGTACCCTACGGTCCTCGCGAACCGGGCGCCGTCGAAGACCGCCGCGCCCGCCGTCGCACGCGGCCGGGCCGGCGTCCTCACCCTCGCCCTCGCCCTGGCACTGCTCGCCGCCGCCGTGCTCGCCGCCGGCGTCGGCGCGTACCACCTCTCCCCCGGCGACGTCCTCTCCTCCGCCGCCCACCGCATGGGCCTCGGCGGCGACGGCCTCGGCCGCGTCGGCGAGAGCGTGCTGTGGAACGTGCGCCTCCCCCGCGTCGTGCTCGCCCTGCTCGTCGGCGCGTCGCTCGGCTGCGCCGGCGCGCTCATGCAGGGCGTGTTCGGCAACCCGCTGGCCGAACCCGGGGTGATCGGCATCTCGATGGGCGCCGCGGTGGGCGCGGTCGCGGCCATCGCGCTGGGTATCGACGTCTTCGGCAACTGGACCGTCTCCGCCTTCGCGTTCCTCTCCGGGCTCGCCACCGTGCTGCTCGTCTACGCGCTCTCCCGCTCCGGCGGGCGCACCGAGGTCGTCACGCTCATCCTCACCGGCATCGCCGTCAACGCCTTCGGGGGCGCGCTCATCGGCCTGTTCATCTTCTTCGCCGACAACGCGCAGGTCACCCAGATCACCTTCTGGCAGCTCGGCTCGCTCTCCCAGGCGACGTGGCCGAAGGTGCTCGCCGTGCTGCCGTGCGCGGCCGTCGGACTGGTCGTCGCGCCCCTGTACGCGCGCAAACTCGATCTGCTCGCCCTCGGCGAACGGCCGGCGCGGCACCTCGGGGTGGACGTGGAGCGGCTGCGGATCGCGCTGGTGCTCGTGGTCGCACTGCTGACCGCCGCCGCGGTGGCGGTGGCGGGTGTGATCACCTTCGTGGGGCTGCTGGTGCCGCATCTGCTGCGGATGGCGGCGGGTCCCGGACACCGGTTCCTGGTGCCGGGCAGCGCGCTGGGCGGCGCGCTGGTGCTGGTGGTCGCGGACCTCGCGGCGCGGACCGTCGCCGAGCCCGCGGAGCTGCCGCTCGGCGTGCTGACGGCGCTGGTGGGCAGCCCCTTCTTCTTCTGGCTGCTGCGCAGGACCCGCCGCAGGAAGGGGGGTTGGGCGTGATCCGCACGCTGCTCGGGGCGCGCGCGGACCGGCGGCTGCCGGAGCCGCTGCCGGCGGGCGGCACCGCCGCGGCGGCGCGCGGCCTGGTCGTACGGCTCGGGGGCAGGGCCGTGCTCCACGGCGTCGACCTGACCGCGCGCGCCGGCCGGGTCGCGGCACTCGTCGGGCCGAACGGCGCCGGCAAGTCGACGCTCCTCGCCGCGCTCGCCGGCGACCTCGCGCCGGCGGCAGGACAGGTGCTGCTCGGCGGCCGGGACGTCGCCGGGTGGACGCCGGCGGAGCTGGCGCTGCGCCGGTCCGTACTGCCGCAGTCCGCCTCCCTCGCCTTTCCGTTCCCGGTCGGGGAGGTGGTGCGGATGGGCCGCGCGCCCTGGTCCGGCACCCCCGCGGAGGACGCCGACGACGAGGCGGTAGCGTGGGCGCTGGCGGTGACGGAGACCGCGGAGTTCGCCGGGCGCCCCTTCGCCGAGCTGTCCGGCGGCGAGCGCGCCCGCGTCGCCCTCGCGCGGGTCCTGGCCCAGCGGGCGGGGCTGCTGCTGCTCGACGAGCCGACCGCCGCGCTCGACCTGCGTCACCAGGAACTGGTGTTGCGGCTGGCCCGGGAGCGGGCCGCCGCGGGCGACGCAGTGGTGGTCGTCCTGCACGACCTGGGCCTGGCCGCCGCGTACGCGGACGAGGTCACCGTCCTCGACGGCGGCCGGGTGGCCGCCTCGGGGCCGCCGGCGGTGGTCTTCGACGCCGCGCTGCTCAGCGAGGTCTACCGGCACCCCGTCGAGATCCTGGAGCACCCCGGCACCGGCGCGATCCTGGTGGTCCCCCGCCGCGCGCCGTGACCGGCCCCCGTCACGCCGCGGCTGTCCCGGCGACGCTCAGCGACCGCGTGTACCGGTGGCACTCCACCGTCACCGGGCCGTCCCGCCCCTCCGCCCGGTACGCGAACGGGCCCTCGTCGGCCCAGCCCTGCCGCGCGTAGAACCGGCGGGCCCGCGCGTTCCCCGTCACGACCGCCAGCCACGCCTGCCTGTGGCCCCGCTCGGCCACCCGCCGCTCCCCCTCCGCGAGCAGCAGCGCGGCGACTCCCGTGCCGCGGTGCTCCGCCGCGACGAAGAGCTGCTCCACCTCGTCCGCCACGGCGGTCACGAACCCCGCGATCTCGCCGCCGACTTCCGCGACCGCGGTGTCCGGCACCCGCGCCGCCGCCCGGGCGGCGAACGACTCCGGCGTACGCATCGCGACCAGCTCCTCCGAGACGTGCCCCAGGTGGGCGTCCCGCCACGCGCTGCGCCAGATGCCCGCCACCGCCGCCGCGTCCCCGGGACGGGCGGGTCGCAGCACCGGCTTCTCGTCGTGCGTCGTCATGTCCCCCACGCTAACCACCTGCTGCGACATCCGCCTCGCGGACCGCGCCGGAGATCGCCGGCGCGACGTACGGTGGCGGTGACGGCAACGGAAGGAGACGGCGGCATGGCATCCCCCGGCAGCGAGACCCCCGCGGCTGACTCCCCCGGCACGGGCGCCTCCGACCCGGACTCCCCCGACGGCGCGCCGGTCCGCGCCTTCGCCGGCCCGGCCGCGCTGGAGTCCTGGCTCGCCGAGCATCACGGCCTGCAGTCGGGGGTGTGGCTCAAGGTCGCCAGGAAGGGGTCGGGCATCGCGTCGGTCACCATGGCCGAGGTCGACGACATCGTGCTGTGCTACGGCTGGATCACCGGTCTGCGCAGGCGGTATGACGACTCCCGCTTCCTGCAGAAGATCACGCCGCGCCGGCCGCGCAGCCAGTGGTCACGCGTGAACGTCGACCGGGTCGAGGCCCTGACCGCCGCCGGGCGGATGCGCGAGCCGGGGCTCGCCGCGGTGCGGGCCGCGCAGGAGGACGGACGGTGGGAGGCGGCGTACGCCTCGCAGAAGAAAGCCGAGGTGCCGCCCGACCTCGCCGAGGCCCTGGCGGGCAGCCCGCGGGCGGCCGCGTTCTTCGACGGGCTCGGGAAGACGGACCGCTACCGGGTGATCCTCCGGCTGCTGCGGGCACGGACGGCGGAGAACCGGGCGAGGCAACTGGCGCGGGTCGTCGAGATGCTGGACGCCGGGCAGCGCCCGTAGCGCGGCGGCGGACGGCGCGACGGGCACAGCACGGCACAGGGGACGGAAGGCGGACGCGGCCCGAACGGCCGGGCCGGGGTCAGCGTTTGAGCGCGACGCCGCCGTAGACGTCCGTGGGCTCCGGGTCCGTGCCGGGCTCGGGGCGCCACAGCGGGCAGGAGACTATCCCCGGCTCGATCAGCTCCAGGCCGTCGTAGTACACGCTGATCTCGTCCGGTGTGCGCAGGACGTACGGGACGGCACCGGTGTCGTCGTACCCCTGCTGGGCCTCCTGGAGCGCCGCGTCCGTCGCCGTGCTGTCGTAGTGGACGAAGTAGCTGCCGGAGGGCAGGGCGGCCTGGAGGCGGCGCACGAT
Proteins encoded:
- a CDS encoding GNAT family N-acetyltransferase, producing the protein MTTHDEKPVLRPARPGDAAAVAGIWRSAWRDAHLGHVSEELVAMRTPESFAARAAARVPDTAVAEVGGEIAGFVTAVADEVEQLFVAAEHRGTGVAALLLAEGERRVAERGHRQAWLAVVTGNARARRFYARQGWADEGPFAYRAEGRDGPVTVECHRYTRSLSVAGTAAA
- a CDS encoding YdeI/OmpD-associated family protein, producing MASPGSETPAADSPGTGASDPDSPDGAPVRAFAGPAALESWLAEHHGLQSGVWLKVARKGSGIASVTMAEVDDIVLCYGWITGLRRRYDDSRFLQKITPRRPRSQWSRVNVDRVEALTAAGRMREPGLAAVRAAQEDGRWEAAYASQKKAEVPPDLAEALAGSPRAAAFFDGLGKTDRYRVILRLLRARTAENRARQLARVVEMLDAGQRP
- a CDS encoding iron ABC transporter permease, producing MTSSAQLPPGGAGIGDVAKEPPADGPVVAADTGSPEPGKPGTGEPDEAPRAPAPQAAGRADGTVPGAGPRTAAGGPRPYPTVLANRAPSKTAAPAVARGRAGVLTLALALALLAAAVLAAGVGAYHLSPGDVLSSAAHRMGLGGDGLGRVGESVLWNVRLPRVVLALLVGASLGCAGALMQGVFGNPLAEPGVIGISMGAAVGAVAAIALGIDVFGNWTVSAFAFLSGLATVLLVYALSRSGGRTEVVTLILTGIAVNAFGGALIGLFIFFADNAQVTQITFWQLGSLSQATWPKVLAVLPCAAVGLVVAPLYARKLDLLALGERPARHLGVDVERLRIALVLVVALLTAAAVAVAGVITFVGLLVPHLLRMAAGPGHRFLVPGSALGGALVLVVADLAARTVAEPAELPLGVLTALVGSPFFFWLLRRTRRRKGGWA
- a CDS encoding HtaA domain-containing protein; translation: MLRRLRALAATLQPGRRFAAAAAAALLTGGLAVGADVAAAPPAQAAARTVDGGRLDWGIKESFLTYVTGPIAQGEWTLLDGAASGFRFHSATGSYDPETGALTAAFGGGVRFTGHEENGTHRLDMTLRGFTVRIADGRGTLHADVASKDRETGRMSTSAQAALADLDLGGLDMRGGGSPVALDGVRATLTAEGERAFAGYYPAGTELDPVSLSVDVRPPAAGSDDDPEPSEKPEGGSAGDLAGNGRQAAPGEIVDGAVDWGVRRTFRDYVTGPVAQGNWRLGGGAEDGGALFRFGAAEGSYDARKQRLEAGFAGTLHFTGERLDLRLSEVSVTVEDGTGTLVADVADDGTTAGAVPVVTFTAGRLTAKDGLVSVSEAPAKLTAEGARAFGGMYEAGTAMDPVSVAVALDADARLPALPDLGSDPSPNPNPRQAEPAKEARAAAGSEPAGSSSTSPAVPLGVGGAGVLLAALVAYALVRRRRLRTTAPVGPDAPAAPAAPEATDAAGKPGTSD
- a CDS encoding heme ABC transporter ATP-binding protein, producing MIRTLLGARADRRLPEPLPAGGTAAAARGLVVRLGGRAVLHGVDLTARAGRVAALVGPNGAGKSTLLAALAGDLAPAAGQVLLGGRDVAGWTPAELALRRSVLPQSASLAFPFPVGEVVRMGRAPWSGTPAEDADDEAVAWALAVTETAEFAGRPFAELSGGERARVALARVLAQRAGLLLLDEPTAALDLRHQELVLRLARERAAAGDAVVVVLHDLGLAAAYADEVTVLDGGRVAASGPPAVVFDAALLSEVYRHPVEILEHPGTGAILVVPRRAP
- a CDS encoding ABC transporter substrate-binding protein, which produces MPRTPRISRALAAAAALAVTLAGCGGTPGADSGDGGTGGGTGAEAPADRVEPVTAEAAPELPVTVPSADGRDVTVTAADRIVPLSGSISELVFSLGLGDRVVARDVTATFAQASDLPVVTQAHDVSAESVLSLEPDVVLAEETTGPAEAVDQIRAAGVPLVVLDPAQDLDDVGSRIDAVAAALGVTDEGAKLRARTAERIESARRDIPSGGGKPRVAFLYVRGSASVYLLGGARSGGVSLIEAAGGVDAGKESGLGKDFTPITSEALAKAAPDVLLVMTKGLESVGGVDGLVQLPGVAQTPAAMDRRIASVDDGVLLNYGPRTDAVLRSLVAQIHGPGEGR